The Papaver somniferum cultivar HN1 chromosome 3, ASM357369v1, whole genome shotgun sequence genome includes a region encoding these proteins:
- the LOC113355695 gene encoding cytochrome c oxidase subunit 5b-2, mitochondrial-like, whose amino-acid sequence MWRRACSLSKPWRSAMNQNHRAVNSISSTTTNTCSSPFRRTSYLFSTQADSVSKVGKTVEDIMPIATGHEREEIEADLKGIDLYAMDHPEGPFGTKDAPAIIQSTFDKRIVGCPGGEGEEEHDVVWFWLEKGKPHECPVCTQHFELEVVGPGGSPDGGHDDHH is encoded by the exons ATGTGGAGAAGAGCTTGTTCTTTATCAAAACCATGGAGATCTGCCATGAATCAGAATCATCGAGCAGTTAATTCAATCTCTTCGACTACTACGAATACCTGTTCTTCACCGTTCAGGAGGACATCTTATCTTTTCTCTACTCAAGCCGATTCAG TATCAAAAGTGGGGAAAACGGTGGAAGATATAATGCCAATTGCAACTGGTCATGAACGAGAAGAGATTGAAGCTGATCTTAAG GGAATTGATTTGTATGCAATGGATCATCCTGAAGGTCCTTTCGGTACCAAG GATGCACCTGCCATTATACAGTCAACCTTTGACAAAAGAATTGTCGGATGCCCTGGTGGTGAAGGCG AAGAGGAGCACGATGTTGTTTGGTTTTGGCTGGAGAAAGGAAAACCACATGAATGCCCTGTCTGTACTCAGCATTTCGAG CTTGAAGTAGTTGGCCCTGGAGGATCTCCTGACGGTGGGCATGATGATCACCACTAA